Proteins encoded within one genomic window of Acinetobacter sp. YWS30-1:
- a CDS encoding 3-oxoacid CoA-transferase subunit B, whose amino-acid sequence MSYIKLTRDQIAERVAQDIPDGTYVNLGIGLPTKIASYLPADKDVFLHSENGLLAFGPPPAKGEEDPELINAGKEFVTMLTGGAFFHHGDSFAMMRGGHLDIAVLGAFQVAENGDLANWHTGAPDAIPAVGGAMDLAVGAKKVFITTDHVTKKGEPKIVAELTYPATGLKCVDRIYTDLCVIDVTPEGMKVIEKVEGLSFEELQSMTGAKLIDATQG is encoded by the coding sequence ATGAGCTATATCAAACTGACCCGCGACCAGATTGCTGAACGTGTTGCCCAGGACATTCCTGATGGCACCTATGTCAACCTTGGTATTGGCCTGCCGACCAAGATTGCCAGCTATCTGCCTGCAGACAAGGATGTTTTCCTGCATTCTGAAAATGGCTTGCTAGCTTTTGGCCCGCCACCTGCCAAAGGTGAAGAAGACCCTGAACTGATCAATGCCGGTAAAGAATTTGTGACCATGCTGACTGGCGGTGCTTTTTTCCATCATGGGGATTCTTTTGCGATGATGCGCGGCGGACACTTAGATATCGCAGTTTTGGGTGCTTTCCAAGTCGCTGAAAATGGTGATCTGGCCAACTGGCATACCGGTGCACCCGATGCAATTCCTGCAGTCGGTGGCGCGATGGATCTGGCCGTCGGCGCCAAGAAAGTCTTTATCACTACTGATCACGTCACTAAAAAAGGCGAACCTAAGATTGTGGCTGAACTGACTTATCCTGCGACTGGCCTGAAATGTGTCGACCGTATTTATACCGATCTTTGTGTGATTGATGTGACACCTGAAGGGATGAAAGTGATTGAGAAAGTTGAAGGTCTGTCATTTGAAGAATTGCAGTCGATGACGGGTGCCAAACTGATTGATGCAACACAAGGTTAA
- a CDS encoding 3-oxoacid CoA-transferase subunit A: protein MIDKSSLSLKEALSQIKDGSTIMIGGFGTAGQPAELIDGLIELGIKDLIIVNNNAGNGDYGLAKLLKAGAVRKIICSFPRQSDSWVFDELYRAGKIELELVPQGNLACRIQAAGMGLGPIYTPTGFGTLLAEGKPTLNYEGKDFVLENPIKADFALIKAHQGDRWGNLVYRKSARNFGPIMAMAADITIAQVAEVVELGELDPEHIITPGIFVQHVVQVQTAQ, encoded by the coding sequence ATGATAGATAAAAGTTCATTATCATTGAAAGAAGCACTCTCCCAGATCAAGGATGGTTCTACCATTATGATCGGCGGATTTGGGACAGCGGGTCAGCCTGCTGAACTGATTGATGGTCTGATCGAATTGGGAATCAAGGATCTTATTATTGTCAATAATAATGCTGGTAATGGCGACTATGGTCTGGCGAAACTGCTTAAAGCGGGCGCTGTGCGTAAAATTATCTGCTCTTTCCCGCGTCAGTCTGATTCCTGGGTATTTGACGAACTCTATCGTGCAGGCAAGATCGAACTGGAACTGGTGCCGCAAGGTAATCTGGCTTGCCGTATTCAGGCAGCAGGTATGGGCTTAGGTCCAATCTATACCCCAACCGGTTTTGGTACCTTGCTGGCTGAAGGCAAACCAACCTTGAACTATGAAGGCAAAGATTTTGTCCTGGAAAATCCGATTAAAGCTGACTTTGCTTTAATTAAGGCCCATCAGGGCGACCGTTGGGGCAATCTGGTTTACCGTAAATCCGCACGTAACTTTGGTCCAATCATGGCGATGGCCGCAGACATTACCATTGCCCAAGTCGCTGAAGTGGTTGAACTCGGTGAGCTGGATCCGGAACACATTATTACCCCGGGCATCTTTGTCCAACACGTTGTCCAAGTACAAACGGCACAGTAA
- the pcaD gene encoding 3-oxoadipate enol-lactonase, with the protein MPTFTSNDAQINYQTFGDASKSALVFSNSLGTKFSMWQPQIEFFQQDYFVVCYDTRGHGASSAPQGPYSIDQLGQDVVNLLDHLNIEKAAFCGISMGGLTGQWLAINRPERFNQVVVCNTAAKIGQEQAWQDRAALVREQGLAPIAATAASRWFTNPFIQSNPAVVAELSNDLGAGSPEGYANCCEALAKADVREQLSSIQIPVLIIAGQQDPVTTVADGQFMQQRIANSQLFEINASHISNIEQPEAFNQAVQTFLAA; encoded by the coding sequence ATGCCAACATTTACATCCAACGATGCCCAGATCAATTACCAGACTTTTGGTGATGCCAGCAAATCTGCCTTAGTTTTTTCTAACTCATTGGGCACCAAATTCAGCATGTGGCAGCCACAAATTGAATTTTTCCAGCAGGACTATTTTGTTGTGTGTTATGACACCCGTGGTCATGGGGCCTCCTCTGCACCACAAGGTCCGTATAGCATCGATCAACTAGGTCAAGATGTTGTTAACCTACTTGATCATTTAAACATTGAAAAAGCGGCATTCTGCGGTATTTCAATGGGCGGTTTAACAGGTCAATGGTTGGCAATTAACCGTCCAGAACGCTTTAATCAGGTGGTGGTGTGCAATACAGCAGCCAAAATCGGTCAGGAACAAGCCTGGCAAGACCGTGCTGCGCTTGTCCGTGAGCAAGGTCTTGCTCCGATTGCTGCAACTGCAGCATCACGCTGGTTTACCAATCCCTTTATCCAGAGCAACCCGGCAGTCGTTGCAGAACTTTCAAACGACCTCGGAGCTGGCAGCCCAGAAGGCTATGCAAACTGCTGTGAAGCTCTGGCTAAGGCGGATGTCCGCGAACAACTTAGCAGTATTCAAATCCCTGTGCTGATTATAGCGGGTCAGCAGGATCCGGTGACGACTGTTGCAGATGGACAGTTTATGCAGCAACGTATTGCGAATAGCCAGTTGTTTGAAATCAATGCTTCGCATATTTCCAATATTGAACAACCGGAAGCCTTTAATCAGGCAGTACAAACTTTTCTTGCTGCTTAA
- the pcaF gene encoding 3-oxoadipyl-CoA thiolase, producing MKNAYIIDAIRTPFGRYAGGLAPVRTDDLGAIPIKALMERNPSINWEKVDDIIYGCANQAGEDNRNVGRMSALLAGVPYQVPATTINRLCGSSLDAVAIAARAIKAGEANLIVAGGVESMSRAPFVMGKAETAYSRTQKIEDTTMGWRFINPKLKELYGVETMPETAENVATQFNINREDQDKFALTSQQRTAAAQAKGFFKNEIVPVVIPQRKGEPVVVDTDEHPRASTTLEGLTKLKPVVKADGTVTAGNASGINDGAAALLIASDEAVAEYGLKARAKIIGSTVVGVEPRIMGFGPAPAIKKLLAQTGLTLDQMDVIELNEAFAAQALAVTRDLGLPDDAAHVNPNGGAIAIGHPLGASGARLVTTALNQLEQTGGKYALCSMCIGVGQGITLIIERV from the coding sequence ATGAAAAACGCATACATCATTGATGCCATCCGTACCCCATTCGGTCGCTATGCCGGTGGCTTGGCCCCTGTTCGTACCGATGACCTGGGTGCGATTCCGATTAAGGCCCTGATGGAACGTAACCCAAGTATCAACTGGGAAAAAGTGGATGACATTATCTACGGCTGTGCCAACCAGGCCGGTGAAGATAACCGCAACGTGGGTCGTATGTCAGCACTACTTGCTGGTGTACCTTATCAGGTGCCAGCAACCACGATTAATCGTCTCTGCGGCTCATCACTCGATGCGGTAGCGATTGCGGCACGTGCTATTAAAGCTGGTGAAGCAAATCTGATTGTGGCTGGTGGTGTGGAATCCATGTCACGCGCCCCATTTGTAATGGGCAAAGCGGAGACCGCTTATAGTCGAACACAAAAGATTGAAGACACCACCATGGGTTGGCGTTTTATCAATCCAAAACTAAAAGAACTGTATGGTGTGGAAACCATGCCGGAAACTGCGGAAAATGTGGCAACACAGTTCAATATCAACCGTGAAGATCAGGACAAGTTTGCCCTGACCAGCCAGCAACGTACTGCAGCGGCACAAGCCAAAGGTTTCTTTAAAAATGAAATCGTGCCCGTGGTCATTCCTCAGCGTAAAGGCGAACCAGTTGTAGTAGATACTGATGAACATCCTCGTGCTTCTACGACACTGGAAGGATTAACTAAGCTAAAACCAGTCGTCAAAGCAGATGGAACCGTGACTGCCGGTAATGCTTCTGGCATTAACGATGGTGCAGCGGCACTCCTGATTGCATCCGATGAAGCAGTTGCAGAATATGGTCTTAAAGCGCGTGCCAAAATTATTGGTTCAACGGTTGTCGGTGTAGAGCCACGCATTATGGGCTTTGGTCCGGCGCCTGCCATTAAAAAACTGCTGGCCCAGACCGGTTTGACACTGGACCAGATGGATGTCATTGAGCTGAATGAAGCCTTTGCTGCACAGGCATTGGCGGTAACCCGTGACCTAGGTCTTCCGGATGATGCTGCGCATGTAAACCCCAATGGTGGTGCGATTGCCATTGGCCACCCACTCGGTGCTTCCGGTGCGCGTCTGGTGACCACGGCATTGAACCAGCTGGAACAGACCGGTGGTAAATATGCTCTCTGCTCCATGTGTATCGGTGTGGGGCAAGGTATCACGCTGATTATTGAACGTGTGTAA